The following coding sequences are from one candidate division WOR-3 bacterium window:
- a CDS encoding DnaJ domain-containing protein, which yields MEDFYEILGVTFNANENEIRERYISLAKQHHPDHIEDKTGLSWRKANDRFAEITRAYKTLIDRDKRREYDRKLSGEVDKSLVIQAKNIYVQTRNAVKTKNWPAAESLINAAIKIHKKNEYLVYLSMIRIAMGKDVLKNLESIQRSLKDRIFEGFYHAIYAWSLYSMRRFDEAALSLNEAFKWDPECLEAIDLRDIMEVDGFSKTKKGVFGKVRNIFKKE from the coding sequence TTACATTCAACGCAAACGAGAATGAAATCAGAGAAAGGTATATTTCTCTGGCAAAGCAGCATCACCCCGATCACATAGAAGACAAAACAGGCTTGTCCTGGAGAAAAGCCAACGACAGATTCGCAGAGATAACAAGGGCATACAAAACTCTTATCGACAGGGACAAAAGAAGGGAATACGACAGGAAATTGTCGGGGGAAGTGGATAAAAGCCTTGTGATCCAAGCAAAAAATATTTATGTCCAGACCCGAAACGCCGTTAAAACCAAGAACTGGCCGGCGGCTGAATCACTGATAAACGCCGCAATAAAGATACACAAAAAAAACGAATACCTTGTTTACCTCTCCATGATCAGGATCGCTATGGGGAAAGATGTCTTGAAAAATCTCGAATCGATACAGAGATCATTGAAAGACCGTATTTTCGAAGGTTTTTACCATGCCATTTACGCTTGGTCTCTATATTCAATGAGAAGATTCGACGAAGCCGCGCTTTCTTTAAACGAAGCTTTCAAATGGGATCCGGAGTGTCTTGAAGCAATCGACTTAAGAGATATCATGGAAGTTGACGGTTTCTCAAAAACAAAAAAAGGGGTTTTTGGAAAAGTCAGAAATATTTTTAAAAAAGAGTGA